In one window of Cellulophaga sp. HaHa_2_95 DNA:
- the abc-f gene encoding ribosomal protection-like ABC-F family protein, whose product MLNIHNLSVSFAGEYLFEEISFRLNTGDRVGLIGKNGAGKSTLLKLLSKEMQPDTGIIASDKEVRIGFLKQDLDFEQGRTVLEEAYQAFEEIIALEKKLAYTNEQLAERTDYESEGYSKLIEDLSDITHHYEILGGYNYQGETEKILQGLGFKREDFDKHTDTFSGGWRMRIELAKLLLQNNDVLLLDEPTNHLDIESIIWLEQFLRGSSSAVAIVSHDKMFLDNVTNRTIEISLGRIYDYNKPYSEFLVLRKEIQEQQLSAQRNQEKQIQQTEKLIEKFRAKASKATMAQSLIKKLDKLDRIEVDEDDNSVMNLKFPISVTPGRVVVEIEDLSKHYGEKEVLNNIDLLIERDIKTAFVGQNGQGKSTLAKIIVGELEHQGRLKLGHNVQIGYFAQNQAEYLDGNKTILNTMIDAANETNRSKVRDILGSFLFRGDEVDKYVKVLSGGERNRLALAKMLLQPFNVLVMDEPTNHLDIKSKNVLKQALQSFEGTLILVSHDRDFLQGLTSNVYEFKDGAIKEYLGDIDFYLEQRKVEDFREIEKKQVQVKQKVKKVVATEISYEDQKKLKSLNNKLSSVESTISQLEKEIKQIDKDLVNNYEATIAKPNFFESYEKKKKTLKQLMEQWEEITIKLEEFS is encoded by the coding sequence ATGCTTAATATTCATAATCTTTCTGTTTCATTCGCTGGCGAATATCTATTTGAAGAAATTTCATTTCGTTTAAATACTGGCGATAGAGTTGGCCTAATTGGTAAAAACGGGGCAGGAAAATCTACCTTATTAAAATTGTTGTCTAAAGAAATGCAACCAGATACGGGTATTATCGCCTCCGATAAAGAAGTGCGTATTGGTTTTTTAAAGCAAGATTTAGATTTTGAGCAAGGAAGAACAGTTTTAGAAGAGGCTTATCAAGCATTTGAGGAAATTATTGCTTTAGAAAAAAAACTGGCTTACACTAATGAGCAACTTGCAGAACGTACAGATTATGAAAGTGAGGGATATTCAAAACTTATAGAAGACTTGAGTGATATCACACACCACTATGAAATTTTAGGGGGGTATAATTATCAAGGAGAAACAGAAAAGATATTACAAGGTCTAGGTTTTAAAAGAGAAGATTTTGATAAACATACAGACACGTTCTCTGGTGGATGGCGTATGCGTATTGAGTTGGCAAAATTATTATTGCAGAATAATGATGTGTTGCTTTTAGATGAGCCCACCAACCACTTAGATATTGAATCTATTATCTGGTTAGAGCAATTTTTGAGAGGTAGCTCTAGTGCAGTAGCAATTGTATCGCATGATAAAATGTTCTTAGATAATGTCACTAATAGAACTATTGAAATTTCATTAGGTAGAATTTACGATTATAATAAACCTTACTCTGAGTTTTTAGTGCTTCGTAAAGAAATTCAGGAGCAGCAATTAAGTGCGCAGAGAAATCAAGAAAAGCAAATACAACAGACAGAGAAGTTAATAGAAAAGTTTAGAGCAAAAGCTTCTAAGGCAACGATGGCACAGTCTTTAATTAAAAAATTAGATAAGCTAGACCGCATAGAAGTCGATGAGGATGATAATAGTGTTATGAATCTTAAATTTCCGATATCCGTAACACCAGGTAGAGTAGTGGTAGAAATTGAAGACCTGTCTAAGCATTATGGAGAAAAAGAGGTTCTTAATAATATAGATCTATTAATAGAGCGCGATATTAAGACCGCTTTTGTTGGACAGAACGGTCAGGGGAAATCTACTTTGGCTAAAATTATTGTAGGAGAATTAGAGCATCAAGGACGATTAAAGTTAGGGCACAATGTTCAAATAGGATATTTTGCACAAAACCAAGCAGAATATTTAGATGGGAATAAAACAATACTAAATACGATGATTGATGCGGCTAACGAGACTAATAGAAGTAAGGTCCGAGATATATTGGGTTCTTTTCTCTTTAGAGGGGATGAGGTAGATAAATACGTGAAAGTACTATCAGGAGGAGAGCGGAACCGTTTAGCGCTGGCTAAAATGCTTTTACAGCCTTTTAACGTATTAGTAATGGATGAGCCTACCAACCACTTGGATATAAAATCTAAAAATGTTTTGAAGCAAGCACTTCAAAGTTTTGAAGGTACTTTAATCTTAGTTTCTCACGATAGAGATTTTTTACAAGGCTTAACGAGTAATGTTTACGAATTTAAAGACGGTGCAATAAAGGAATATCTTGGAGATATAGATTTCTATTTAGAGCAGCGTAAAGTTGAAGATTTTAGAGAAATAGAGAAAAAGCAGGTCCAGGTTAAACAGAAAGTTAAAAAGGTAGTTGCTACAGAAATAAGTTATGAAGATCAAAAAAAGCTAAAATCTCTTAACAATAAATTAAGCTCGGTTGAAAGTACTATTTCGCAATTAGAAAAAGAAATAAAACAAATAGACAAAGACTTAGTAAACAATTACGAAGCGACCATTGCAAAACCAAACTTTTTTGAATCTTACGAGAAAAAGAAGAAGACTTTGAAGCAACTAATGGAGCAATGGGAGGAAATTACTATAAAATTAGAAGAATTTTCATAA
- the gldL gene encoding gliding motility protein GldL → MAQSKATKKLFNMAYGLGASIVIIGALFKILHWELGPLNGGVLLAIGLITEALIFAISAFEPLEDEYDWSLVYPELAGGEGIARAKNVAAEVQESEASLSKKLDDLLKEAGVDASLMESLGTSIRNFEGAAKGIAPTVDAMESTRKYSDEMVQAASQMESLNSLYKVQLESASKQASINEEVVQNSTALKDQMASLSTNLSSLNGVYGGMLSAMTRN, encoded by the coding sequence ATGGCACAGTCAAAAGCAACAAAGAAATTATTTAACATGGCCTATGGGCTAGGAGCATCAATCGTAATTATCGGTGCATTATTCAAAATTTTACACTGGGAATTAGGACCATTAAATGGTGGTGTTCTTCTTGCAATTGGTCTTATTACAGAGGCACTTATTTTTGCTATTAGTGCATTTGAACCATTAGAAGACGAATATGATTGGTCTTTAGTATATCCAGAATTAGCTGGTGGTGAAGGTATTGCAAGAGCTAAGAACGTTGCTGCAGAAGTACAAGAATCAGAAGCTTCATTATCTAAAAAATTAGATGATTTATTAAAAGAAGCAGGTGTGGATGCAAGCTTAATGGAAAGCTTAGGAACAAGCATTAGAAATTTTGAGGGTGCTGCAAAAGGTATCGCTCCTACAGTAGATGCAATGGAATCTACTCGTAAGTATTCTGATGAAATGGTACAAGCTGCTTCTCAAATGGAATCTTTAAATAGCTTATATAAAGTACAATTAGAAAGCGCTAGCAAACAAGCTTCAATCAATGAAGAGGTTGTTCAGAACTCTACAGCTTTAAAAGATCAAATGGCATCGTTATCTACAAACTTATCGTCTCTTAACGGAGTATACGGTGGTATGTTATCTGCAATGACAAGAAACTAA
- a CDS encoding DUF983 domain-containing protein, with amino-acid sequence MLKKGNKLYSILTGTCPKCQNESMYVDKNPFHLTKIFKMHERCSHCGTKYKIEPSFFYGAMYVSYGVGIAFAVAAFVITFLFMGTELKTSFFAIMGTLVVFMPLIMRLSRNIWINMFISYDPNAIVNHDKKRTS; translated from the coding sequence ATGTTAAAAAAAGGAAACAAACTCTACAGTATTTTAACAGGAACTTGTCCTAAATGTCAAAATGAGAGCATGTATGTGGACAAAAACCCTTTTCATTTGACCAAAATTTTTAAAATGCATGAGCGTTGTTCTCATTGTGGCACTAAATACAAAATAGAGCCTTCTTTTTTTTATGGTGCAATGTATGTTAGTTATGGTGTAGGAATTGCTTTTGCTGTAGCCGCATTTGTTATCACCTTTTTATTTATGGGTACTGAATTAAAGACTAGCTTTTTTGCTATTATGGGCACCTTAGTTGTTTTCATGCCACTCATCATGCGTCTATCTCGTAATATATGGATCAATATGTTTATTAGTTATGATCCTAATGCGATAGTAAATCATGACAAAAAAAGGACTTCTTAA
- a CDS encoding leucine-rich repeat domain-containing protein → MTIKIWKSLLVILLFTTGVFAIPKAEKKALVDLYESTNGDGWKTSWNLVTKVSKWDGVVIEDNHVVAITLFNNNLTGVLPSSIGDLKYLKILNLAFNTIEGQLPVGLFRLTNLEVLRLGKNKLQGAIPNEIGALKKLEHLDLYHNNISGALPEVLGSLSRLRVISLSDNRIEGKLPESISSLSNLERLELSENNLMGDLPKNLSALQGLKVLAIANNSFSNKFPSEIFKMQNLEVLQIQKNNFEVNFLADFSSTASSLVVFDFDGKTNVSYSKRNLKDLYLDSNTRTAKTKFEDEEEKN, encoded by the coding sequence ATGACCATTAAAATTTGGAAATCACTATTGGTAATTCTGTTGTTTACAACAGGTGTATTTGCTATTCCTAAAGCTGAGAAAAAGGCACTTGTAGATTTATATGAAAGTACAAATGGCGATGGTTGGAAAACTTCTTGGAACTTAGTTACGAAAGTTTCTAAATGGGACGGTGTGGTTATAGAAGATAATCACGTTGTTGCTATTACGCTATTTAATAATAACTTGACGGGGGTACTTCCTTCTAGTATTGGAGATTTGAAGTATTTGAAAATTTTAAATCTAGCTTTTAATACTATAGAAGGGCAATTACCAGTTGGCTTGTTTCGATTAACAAACTTAGAGGTTTTAAGACTAGGTAAAAACAAACTTCAAGGTGCAATTCCAAATGAAATTGGAGCTTTAAAAAAATTAGAGCATTTAGATTTGTATCACAATAATATATCTGGGGCATTGCCAGAGGTTCTTGGTTCATTGTCTCGGTTAAGAGTAATCTCACTTTCAGATAATAGAATTGAAGGGAAACTACCTGAATCAATTAGTAGCTTATCCAATTTAGAGCGCTTAGAGCTTTCTGAAAATAATTTAATGGGTGACCTTCCTAAAAACTTAAGTGCACTACAAGGGCTAAAAGTATTAGCCATCGCAAATAATTCGTTCTCAAATAAATTTCCATCAGAGATCTTTAAGATGCAAAATTTAGAAGTTTTGCAGATTCAGAAAAATAACTTTGAAGTAAATTTCTTGGCAGATTTTTCTTCTACAGCTTCTAGTTTGGTTGTTTTTGACTTTGATGGTAAGACTAATGTATCTTACAGTAAAAGAAATTTAAAAGATCTTTATTTAGATTCTAATACCCGTACAGCAAAGACGAAGTTTGAAGATGAAGAGGAAAAAAATTAA
- a CDS encoding FAD-binding oxidoreductase: MIDYLIVGLGLAGISFCEQLEEHHKTYRVIADKSQTSSVVAGGLYNPVILKRFTLAWNAKEQLETALPFYEKLAKKLHTQLDFKVPVLRRFASIEEQNMWFEAADKPQLGYFLSTSIKKNDNTCVDAPFGYGEVKYTGRIATKVLLANYEKYLLTNMLLQQETFDYEELEIKADHIAYRGIAAKRIIFATGFGLHENPFFNYLPLNGTKGELLTIKAPDLKEENVIKSSVFIIPLGDDLYRVGATYKWKDKTNLPTAASKQELLEKLETFLTCKYEVVDHVAGIRPTVADRRPLVGQHPEEDKLFILNGFGSRGVMIAPTASASLYQFIEDGTAIHPEMNSARFTKKYYQEK; this comes from the coding sequence ATGATAGATTATTTAATTGTAGGTCTTGGGTTGGCAGGTATTTCTTTTTGTGAACAACTAGAAGAACATCATAAAACATACCGTGTAATTGCAGATAAATCGCAAACATCGTCGGTAGTTGCAGGTGGTTTATATAATCCAGTAATTTTAAAACGTTTCACACTGGCATGGAATGCAAAAGAGCAGCTAGAAACGGCACTACCGTTTTATGAGAAATTAGCTAAAAAATTACATACGCAGTTAGATTTTAAAGTTCCAGTACTGCGCAGATTCGCCTCTATCGAAGAACAAAATATGTGGTTTGAAGCTGCGGATAAACCGCAATTAGGATATTTTTTATCAACGAGTATCAAAAAAAATGATAATACATGTGTTGATGCTCCATTTGGCTATGGAGAAGTAAAGTATACCGGCAGAATAGCAACCAAAGTACTTTTGGCTAATTATGAGAAATATCTTTTGACTAATATGCTCTTGCAGCAAGAGACTTTTGATTACGAAGAACTGGAAATAAAAGCCGATCATATAGCCTACCGAGGAATAGCAGCAAAAAGAATCATTTTTGCAACAGGATTTGGTTTGCATGAGAATCCATTTTTTAACTACTTACCTTTAAATGGCACTAAGGGAGAATTACTAACGATAAAGGCTCCAGATCTAAAGGAAGAGAATGTTATAAAATCATCTGTGTTTATTATTCCGTTAGGCGATGATTTATACCGCGTCGGGGCCACCTATAAATGGAAAGATAAAACAAATTTACCCACGGCAGCATCTAAACAAGAACTTCTAGAAAAGCTAGAAACGTTCTTGACGTGTAAATACGAAGTCGTAGATCATGTGGCAGGTATTCGCCCAACGGTAGCAGATCGTAGACCTTTAGTAGGGCAGCATCCAGAAGAGGATAAATTATTTATTTTAAATGGTTTTGGCTCTAGAGGTGTTATGATTGCACCAACAGCTTCCGCCTCCTTATACCAATTTATTGAGGATGGTACTGCAATTCATCCCGAGATGAATAGTGCGCGTTTTACTAAAAAATACTACCAAGAAAAATAA
- the gldM gene encoding gliding motility protein GldM, translating to MAGGKQSPRQKMVNLMYLVFICMLALNMSKEVLAAFGLMNEKMEVSNQKTSDNNLAFLDGLETKASEDAAKYAEDFKKAQTVQKLSQEYYDYLEALKKDMTAGVEDPKDYQVMDKSDFLDQKFFAGDNLAEGGKEFMKRIEEYRTKVSVLVPAKLKASVIARFETGDANGKVEKKDKTKQDWLNYHFESFPLIASLTKITALQADIKSTEEDALKSMLEGNLTDQVSLTNFKTSLFGSKSAFYSGEKYDGKIIISKTDNSSTPVRAELTLDGKKLTADTDYKLEAGGVKMLISTGNPGDHVVAGTIFFMQDGTEVPVEVNNSFATISKPGAALIAADKMNVVYRGVANPMSISIPGIPDNKVSANAAGLSKRSGSSYVMNPGTGRSVTISASGKLPDGQVVSSKSEFRIKDIPRPNGSIRGETNSAKMPRTNLEISTVGALLEDFDFDLNLAVSGFKFKVPGQPTVVVRGNKLNGAAKSALKRAGRGDAVQIFDIEAYITNNKSYRLKKVSPVVVELTN from the coding sequence ATGGCAGGAGGAAAACAGTCACCACGTCAGAAAATGGTTAACTTAATGTACTTAGTGTTCATTTGTATGTTAGCCCTGAATATGAGTAAAGAAGTTCTAGCGGCATTCGGTCTTATGAATGAGAAGATGGAAGTTTCTAACCAAAAAACTTCAGATAACAATTTAGCATTCTTAGATGGTCTTGAAACAAAGGCTTCCGAAGATGCAGCTAAATACGCTGAAGATTTCAAAAAAGCACAGACAGTACAAAAATTATCTCAAGAGTATTATGATTATTTAGAAGCTCTTAAGAAAGATATGACTGCTGGTGTTGAGGATCCAAAGGATTACCAAGTAATGGATAAGTCTGACTTTTTAGATCAAAAATTCTTCGCAGGAGATAATTTGGCAGAAGGTGGTAAGGAATTCATGAAAAGAATAGAAGAGTACCGTACTAAAGTTTCAGTATTAGTACCAGCGAAATTAAAAGCATCTGTTATTGCTAGATTTGAAACTGGTGATGCTAATGGTAAAGTAGAAAAGAAAGATAAGACAAAGCAAGATTGGTTAAACTACCATTTTGAAAGCTTTCCTCTAATTGCTTCTTTGACTAAAATTACAGCTTTACAAGCTGATATCAAGTCTACGGAAGAAGATGCTTTAAAATCGATGTTAGAAGGTAACTTAACAGATCAAGTTTCCTTAACAAACTTTAAAACTTCTCTTTTTGGATCTAAATCTGCTTTTTATTCTGGAGAAAAATATGATGGTAAAATTATCATTAGTAAAACAGATAACTCTTCTACACCTGTAAGAGCAGAATTAACTCTTGATGGTAAGAAGTTAACAGCAGATACAGATTACAAGCTTGAAGCTGGTGGTGTTAAAATGTTGATTAGTACTGGTAACCCAGGAGATCACGTAGTAGCAGGTACAATCTTCTTTATGCAAGATGGTACAGAAGTTCCTGTAGAAGTGAATAATTCATTCGCTACAATTTCTAAGCCAGGAGCTGCTTTAATTGCTGCTGACAAAATGAATGTAGTATATCGTGGTGTTGCTAACCCAATGTCAATATCTATACCAGGTATTCCTGATAATAAAGTAAGTGCTAATGCAGCAGGTTTATCTAAGCGTAGCGGTAGTAGTTATGTTATGAATCCTGGAACTGGAAGATCAGTTACTATTAGTGCATCTGGTAAATTACCTGACGGACAGGTAGTATCTTCTAAATCTGAATTCAGAATTAAAGATATTCCAAGACCTAATGGATCTATTAGAGGAGAAACTAACTCAGCTAAAATGCCAAGAACTAACTTAGAAATATCTACGGTTGGTGCATTATTAGAGGATTTCGATTTCGATTTAAATCTTGCTGTAAGTGGATTCAAATTTAAAGTTCCTGGGCAACCAACAGTGGTAGTTAGAGGTAACAAATTAAATGGTGCTGCTAAGTCTGCTTTGAAAAGAGCTGGTCGTGGAGATGCTGTTCAGATATTTGATATTGAAGCTTATATAACAAATAACAAGTCTTACAGGTTGAAAAAAGTATCACCAGTAGTGGTTGAACTTACAAACTAG
- the gldK gene encoding gliding motility lipoprotein GldK yields the protein MKKLLLSSIAFVVLLSSCGSKTKGELVGVQGKKWYPEKPHGMELIPQGSYIMGKSEEDQAKVLNAPTKTVTVRSFYMDDTEITNSEYRQFVEWVRDSIVRTKLAILADELGLGPDDGGIGDYAFKDADTTKLSSYDKYMLDNYSGMGDTGYEGRGLNLDQDLVWDTSEYPDEYYVEVMDKLYVSEEEAYNGQRTIDVTQLKYKYSWMDIEAAARAKGKGSRKDFIKQEELEIYPDTTVWIRDFEYSYNEPMHNDYFWHDAYSEYPVVGVSWKQAKAFCNWRTKLKNDDQKSKGAQFVNQFRLPTEAEWEYAARGGIESGTYPWGGPYVISDTGCFMANFKPQRGDYAADTALYTVEAKSFEPNDYNLYNMAGNVSEWTDSSYDPNSYEYVSTMNPNAGSGQNARKVIRGGSWKDVAYFLQVSTRDYEYQDSARSYIGFRTVQDYMGVEENKPLNK from the coding sequence ATGAAGAAGCTATTGTTATCATCTATAGCGTTTGTTGTTTTACTCAGCAGTTGCGGATCTAAAACAAAAGGAGAACTAGTTGGAGTCCAAGGAAAAAAATGGTATCCAGAAAAGCCTCATGGTATGGAATTGATCCCCCAGGGATCCTATATTATGGGTAAAAGTGAAGAAGATCAGGCTAAAGTTCTCAACGCGCCAACCAAAACAGTTACTGTACGCTCTTTTTATATGGACGACACAGAAATTACGAACAGCGAATACCGACAATTTGTAGAGTGGGTACGAGATTCAATCGTAAGAACTAAACTGGCCATCCTAGCAGATGAATTAGGTTTAGGTCCAGATGATGGAGGAATTGGTGACTACGCATTTAAAGATGCGGATACCACTAAATTATCATCTTACGACAAGTACATGCTTGATAACTACTCAGGGATGGGTGATACCGGATATGAAGGTAGAGGGTTAAACCTTGATCAAGATTTAGTTTGGGATACTTCGGAGTATCCAGATGAATATTATGTTGAAGTAATGGATAAATTATATGTTTCTGAAGAGGAAGCTTATAATGGACAACGTACTATAGACGTAACACAATTAAAATACAAGTATTCTTGGATGGATATTGAGGCAGCTGCTCGTGCTAAAGGTAAGGGTAGTAGAAAAGACTTCATTAAACAAGAAGAATTAGAAATATACCCAGATACAACGGTTTGGATTCGAGATTTTGAATACTCTTATAATGAACCAATGCACAATGATTATTTCTGGCATGACGCTTACAGTGAGTATCCTGTAGTAGGGGTAAGCTGGAAACAAGCAAAAGCATTTTGTAACTGGAGAACTAAGCTTAAGAATGATGATCAAAAATCTAAAGGAGCTCAGTTTGTAAATCAATTTAGATTACCAACAGAGGCAGAATGGGAATATGCAGCAAGAGGTGGTATTGAAAGTGGTACATACCCTTGGGGTGGACCTTATGTGATAAGTGACACCGGTTGCTTTATGGCAAACTTTAAACCACAACGTGGAGATTATGCGGCAGATACAGCATTATATACTGTAGAAGCAAAATCTTTCGAGCCAAATGATTACAATTTATATAACATGGCTGGTAACGTTTCTGAATGGACAGATTCTAGTTATGATCCTAACTCTTACGAATATGTTTCAACAATGAACCCGAATGCTGGTTCAGGACAAAATGCAAGAAAAGTTATCCGTGGAGGATCTTGGAAAGATGTTGCTTATTTCCTACAGGTAAGTACAAGAGATTACGAATACCAAGATTCAGCACGTAGTTATATTGGATTTAGAACCGTACAAGATTACATGGGCGTTGAAGAAAATAAGCCTTTAAACAAATAA
- a CDS encoding formimidoylglutamase: MAFDFLVPVDDRLIAHCELLPAQALGNKIHKHTQRKGLPVLANASFAIIGVNESRNAFEKKTETLDLFEVRRQLYKLMMGNWSNTIVDLGDINEGEAVADTYFVVKEIVAELIEEDVVAIIIGATQDITYPSYRAFDGLRSMVNLVSVDSRFDFGDADELISSHSYLSKIITDKPNNLFNFSNVGYQSYFCAQEEIDLMEHLFFDAYRLGEISANITLAEPILRNAHIVSIDLRSIKASEISMSENFSPNGFNGKEICSIARYAGISDKVNVFGIYEGENTPQSFQLTAQIIWYFIEGHNYRVKESPLVKSEDFTKFIVPTDDEDLIFHKSNLTNRWWVEVPTILSSHNKSNIPALLSCMEQDYFDACNQIIPERWFKAYKKGFN, from the coding sequence ATGGCATTTGATTTTTTAGTTCCTGTTGATGATAGATTAATAGCACATTGCGAATTACTTCCGGCGCAAGCACTAGGGAATAAAATTCATAAGCATACACAACGTAAAGGCTTGCCTGTATTGGCAAATGCTTCCTTTGCTATTATTGGTGTGAATGAGTCTAGAAATGCATTTGAGAAGAAAACAGAAACGTTAGACTTATTTGAGGTGCGCCGTCAGCTTTATAAATTAATGATGGGTAACTGGAGTAATACCATCGTAGATTTAGGAGATATTAATGAAGGAGAAGCGGTTGCTGATACTTACTTTGTTGTTAAAGAAATAGTAGCAGAGCTTATTGAAGAAGATGTGGTGGCAATTATTATAGGAGCAACACAGGATATAACCTACCCTTCGTATAGAGCTTTTGATGGCTTGCGTAGTATGGTAAATTTGGTATCCGTAGATAGTCGCTTTGATTTTGGTGATGCAGATGAACTTATTTCTTCACATTCGTATTTAAGTAAGATTATTACAGACAAGCCTAATAATCTTTTTAATTTTTCCAATGTAGGCTATCAGAGCTATTTCTGTGCCCAGGAAGAAATAGATTTAATGGAGCATCTTTTCTTTGATGCCTATCGTTTAGGAGAAATTTCAGCTAACATTACCTTGGCAGAACCTATATTGCGTAATGCTCATATTGTAAGCATAGATTTACGGTCTATTAAAGCGAGTGAAATTTCTATGTCAGAGAATTTTTCACCTAACGGATTTAATGGAAAAGAAATTTGTTCCATTGCCCGTTATGCGGGGATTAGTGATAAAGTAAATGTTTTCGGGATTTATGAAGGCGAGAATACGCCACAGTCTTTTCAGTTAACAGCGCAAATTATTTGGTATTTTATAGAGGGGCATAATTATAGGGTAAAAGAGTCACCTTTGGTGAAAAGTGAGGACTTTACCAAGTTTATAGTGCCTACAGATGATGAGGATTTAATATTTCATAAAAGTAATCTTACCAACAGATGGTGGGTAGAGGTGCCAACTATTTTATCTTCACATAATAAATCAAATATACCTGCGTTATTATCTTGCATGGAACAGGACTATTTTGATGCTTGCAATCAAATTATTCCAGAACGATGGTTTAAAGCTTATAAAAAGGGCTTTAATTAA
- the gldN gene encoding gliding motility protein GldN — MNWKNVLLIGAVALLPISTMAQANILNAKRPEEIGKKTESQIEKDNDAPLEYGYVDDRDILWSKTVWEVIDLDERVNFPLYYPIDTVDIGSDRRSLYDVLIKNIKNGKIKDIYADSYFTEKREFSDLQATMQKVDTTDYGYEQYNAGEQVSPEYINRRDLAAADLEEYLVKGIWYFDKRQGELKYRLLGIAPRAPDVNFIDDESMDQEENKVALFWVWYPSARQILHEAKVFNQRNSAQPISFDMLLNARRFNATIYKEDNVYGDRAIKDYISDNSLFQLLESNRIKETIRDKEQDMWSY; from the coding sequence ATGAATTGGAAAAATGTTTTATTAATTGGTGCGGTAGCTTTATTGCCAATATCTACAATGGCTCAGGCAAATATATTAAATGCCAAAAGACCGGAAGAGATAGGTAAGAAAACTGAATCTCAAATAGAGAAGGATAATGACGCTCCTTTAGAATACGGTTATGTTGATGATAGAGACATTCTATGGTCAAAAACAGTATGGGAAGTTATCGATTTAGATGAAAGAGTAAACTTTCCGTTATACTACCCAATTGATACTGTAGATATAGGTTCTGATAGAAGATCTTTATACGATGTTTTAATAAAAAACATTAAAAATGGTAAAATTAAAGATATCTATGCAGATTCTTATTTTACTGAAAAAAGAGAATTCTCAGACTTACAAGCTACTATGCAAAAAGTTGATACGACCGATTATGGTTATGAACAATATAATGCAGGTGAGCAAGTATCTCCAGAATACATTAACAGAAGAGATTTAGCAGCTGCAGATTTAGAAGAGTACTTAGTTAAAGGTATTTGGTATTTTGATAAGCGTCAAGGCGAATTAAAATATAGACTTCTAGGTATTGCTCCAAGAGCTCCAGATGTTAACTTTATCGATGATGAATCTATGGATCAAGAAGAGAACAAAGTTGCCTTATTCTGGGTATGGTACCCAAGTGCAAGACAAATTCTTCATGAAGCTAAAGTATTTAATCAAAGAAACTCTGCACAACCTATATCTTTTGATATGTTGTTAAATGCAAGAAGGTTTAATGCAACAATTTATAAAGAAGATAACGTTTATGGTGATCGTGCTATTAAAGATTACATTTCTGATAACTCTTTATTCCAATTGCTAGAATCTAATCGTATTAAAGAAACAATTAGAGATAAGGAACAAGATATGTGGAGTTATTAA